TGGTTTAGGTTAGTGGTACACTGGTTCTAAGTAATACGTGATCTTAAACTAGTTTAAGACTGTAGAAAATTGGTGTACTAGATTGTCTGTTGCGAATTTAGCTACCATCGATGCTCCAATACATTGTCATATGACTCATATCATATACTTTCAAAGTTTGAAACCCATGTCGAGCATGGTGGACAAATTAGGCTTATCTCTTGTCACTGTCCATCAAGCTGTGGTTAGAAAATTTGGGCTTTAGGTATGGATTAACTGCTTAATACACACTAATTAACAACAATGGGCTTTTCAACTACATGTAAACGAAGACCCTAAACATTTGGCAATGTAGCACTTGGAAGTGTGATTCTAACAGATCGAGTCAATCCTTGGAAGTCACATGAGGAACTCCTTCAACATACGCAACTGGCCTGATTGCTCAAGACAAAAGCGTCATTTTCCTTCCTAGTCTTTTCCCCTTTAATTGCGATCTAATTCACtcgttttctttttcaacttCCCATGTTATGAATCCAAACGCCATAATTAATCACCCTCATTTAGACCCCATACATACTTTGTCGACATGCATAAGCAAGAACGTTAAAAATATTTAAGCATATCTATTTGTTACGGGGTCTCTATCAATGCAAGTAAACCAAATGCATAATACATCAATTATTGCTAAACcacagaaagaaagaaaaaaccgTTTGGTACACATAAAAACCCCTTAGAAAAAACGTACGCCAACATACACCACATTTCAATATATCAAACGCCGATACCGTGAAGTATCACGCTGATTCTCACATTTACACGAGCAATAAAACTTTCGAGTCTCCCTATACATCCGTTCCGACCCGAATTAAGAGATTTTTCCGACGTTTAAAACGGGTTAGGCCGGATGCAAGAAACTCATGACAAGTTGAAGAAAAAACCCTCAAAACATGGTGTAGCCAAAATCTAGCCGACAAAACACACACCTTGTaagtcatcttcttcttcttacctTCACCAAAGAAACAGTCCAACCTAAAGCCCATTACAAAAGCCCCAGTCCCCCCTCCAACTCCTCTCTCTATAGGGATTCGAGCCATTCTTCAAAgtcttcctcctcctttctTATTTTAACAACCTCATTCATCTAGGGTTCTTCCAGATTTGCAGATCCAATCTGGAAAATGGCGCTCTCCGACGGTGTCGTCAAGAAGGTCCTCCTCTCCTACGCCTACGTGGCCATCTGGATCTTCCTCAGCTTCACCGTCATCGTCTACAACAAGTACATCCTCGACCGCAAGCTCTACAACTGGCCCTTCCCCATCTCCCTCACCATGATCCACATGGCCTTCTGCTCCTCCCTCGCCTACCTCCTCGTCAAGGTCCTcaagctcgtcgagcccgtctcCATGTCACGTGACCTCTACCTCCGCTCCGTCGTCCCCATCGGCGCCCTCTACGCCCTCTCCCTCTGGTTCTCCAACTCCGCATACATCTTCCTCTCCGTCTCCTTCATCCAGATGCTCAAGGCCCTCATGCCCGTCGCCGTCTACTCCATCGGCATCCTCGTAAAGAAAGACCCCTTCAAGTCCGACACCATGGTCAACATGCTCTCCATCTCCCTCGGCGTCGCCGTCGCCGCCTACGGCGAGGCCAAGTTCAACTCCTGGGGCGTCAGCCTCCAGCTCCTCGCCGTCGTCTTCGAGGCCACCAGGCTCGTCCTGATCCAGATCCTCCTCAATGCCAAGGGAATCAGCCTGAACCCGATCACCTCTCTCTACTACGTCGCGCCTTGCTGCTTTGCGTTCCTCTGCATCCCCTGGATCGCCGTCGAGTTCCCGGTTCTGAAGGAAACGTCCAGCTTCCATTTCGATTTCGTCATTTTCGGCACCAATTCGCTCTGTGCGTTCGCGCTGAACCTGGCTGTGTTCTTGCTGGTGGGGAAGACGTCGGCGCTGACGATGAACGTGGCTGGGGTGGTGAAGGACTGGCTGCTGATCGCGTTCTCGTGGTCGGTGATTAAGGATACTGTGACGCCCATCAATCTGATAGGGTATCTGATTGCGTTTTTCGGGGTGGCGTATTACAATCATGCTAAGCTGCAGGCGCTGAAGGCCGCCGAGGCGCAGAAGAAGGCGCACCAGGACAATGTGGAGGCTGGGAAGCTGTTGGAGGAGAGGGACGAGGATGGGAAGAAGAACGAGACTCAGGATTGAGTGAGGTTCGGTTTTTTCTACTAATGGGTAAGTGGGAACTCCACCATTGTAATTGCCACGGAGAGAATTGAAATTAGAGGCAATGGCGAGAACAATGTAGCAAGTGGGGTGTTTGCTTATTTAGAAAACTCACTTAGCAGCTTATTGTTTCTGGGTAATGTGGTGGTGTTATATGTTTTATGTATTATTCTTCAGATTCAGTCTTGTTTCACTTTTACAGTTGATAGTTTTCGCAACTTAGATGTGGTGTCGGATGTTGATCTTGGTCGGGGCCTTGTGGCAATTTATCATTGTGATTAGGAGAGGTTATAAATGTTTTGGGATTCTTATTGAATTCAGGTAGAGAACATGAGCTTGttgtatctttatattttcCATGTGAATTATTGTCCCCCAGAGTATCCTACTTATGCTGGCGATTTGAATTGATTGTGTTTCTGCctttgatgtttatgtgtcaATTTCTTAACCTTATGTTGCCGGAATGCTCTATATCATCTCGGGATATCTCCATTATGGCAATTTAGAGGTCTGACCCTCTGGTTGGCCTACAGGAAACATAAATGTGGAGAACCTGATATCCCGATAGTGTAGTAAAAagcttgttgaattccttgTTCCATATATGATTTTTGCTTCTAGGGTTCAATGTGTAAAGTTCCTATCCGACATTTTACATCACAGATAATGCTTGTCCCAAGCAATAGCGAAAAGAACTGTTGCACTTTTTTAGGTGAGACATTTGTGATCTGCCAAATAGTTTTCATGCATGGTAGACGGTAAAGTTTAACTGATGCATAATGCATTAGTGGCAGTTGCCCCATATATAGGACTACTCTTCACTTTGGATTTTAAGCTGTTACAGCAAAGCATGCAGGACTCAGAAATGAGAAGCACGCTCTTTTTTCTCCGTTATTGCATAAGTTTGAGAAAGTTCCACTTTTGATGGTTTCATTTTGGGTCTTTGTCAGTTTGAAACCGATTTAAATTATTAGAGGAGTTTAGAGCGTTGAAATGTTCATGATGAACATGCTTCTGGCCTCCCCCATATCACGGCATAACGGCAATGGTTTGAAGGCTTTGAGCTTCTCAGATCCAAACCATTTTCACTTCTCTAATAGCCATTCAACCTGTATCTAGAAAGGAAAAACCAAGAAGGAACTACGTTAAAAGAAAACCCAGAATCTTATATGCTTATTAGTTAACAATTATCAGCATGGCAACTATTAAGACGGGCAGTGCATATTCAACTTCTACACATCTGTTCAAAGTGGAGAAAACATGAACCTTAAGATTTATATAGCCAAGGAAAAGGTCTATGCATCCCTTTGGGAGCTAGTTGTGATCTTCAACTGAAGTAGGCAAGACTTCATTCAAATTAAAGATACCAGTTGACTATGGGTAACATCACCAACTATTGATGCATGCATGCCATGAATCCTTTTAGTTTCTACTCATCCATTTCTCTTTCAAGGGACCCAAGTCTGAAATCACAACTTCATTAAGGTAGTCAAAGCACAATAGATTAGATACCACACCAGACCATTTGTTTATCTAGCACCTATCCTCAGCAGAGAAACCATTAGATGTTTTGGTATGTTTTCTTGGCTTGTACCACCTACCACAAACAAGATATGCTACAAAATTGATGAAACTTAAAACGCTCAAAAGCGCATAGAAATAATCAAGCTTTCCACGGTTGATATTGTCTGCAAGCCATCCTTGCCCATCTTTGCTTCCGGTGACCCTCCGCACGATCGATACCAAGAAGCTACTGACGAAGAAGCCTAGTGCTAAAGTGCTCAGGAAGAGTCCTGTGCTCATAGTTTTCATTCCTTTTGGTGACTGGGTGATAAAGAAATCAAGCTGGCCAGTGTAGATGAAAGCTTCACCAGAACCCACCAGGAAGAACTGTGGGATTAACAAGTACACACTAATCGGCAGAGGACCTGTACTCATAGCTCTCATTTCTTTAGCCACTGATAATCGCTTCCTCTCGGTCACTGCAGCCGCTGCCATTCCAAGAGTCGATAGGACAAGACCAATTGCAATTCTCTGTAAATTGGTGAAACCTGTTGTAGAAAGAAAGACATTGGATACATAATTAGATTACGTCATGGGATCCCTTATGTTCAAAGTATTGTTACTTCTAGTGCAAGGCATGGGGTACTTGGCGTTCTAAGATTTGTTATGTTCAGTTCAAAGTGTTGTTAGTAATACTATAATGCTTctgatcatcttcttcatccagTATGTGTACCTGGTTGGCCTTTGAATTTCTTCCAAACAGGCATAATGACACGGTCGTTAAAAGCCAGTGTGATCAATATGGCTAGCACAAAGAAGACTGTTAGAGAGCCGGCCGGGATTTGAAACTTTCCAATAGATCTCTCCATGGTGGATGCTTGTTCTACTGAGAAGGTGAGCATCTGTGCGTATATTGTCCAAAACATGATGGTTGTGGCCCATATTGGGAGTAGTTTGACCATCATTTTCACCTCCTCCACTCTTGTAACTGAGCATAACTTCCATGGGTTTGGAACAGAACCTGCAGGTGCGTTTCGCTCAAAATCTTCTTCTGTcgcaatagctgccttgtccAAGAAACTAGCCAAAAATTGAACCAGATAAGAATAAacactagaaatgaaaatatagaaACTTAATTAATATGTTGTCATTGAATATATTGTCCAAACTGAAACTACTAAATAGGGTTAGGGAGCCTAAAATAGTAACCAAATTGAACTTACCAGAACTGATCAGTGTGAGCAATTCTTGAAGCCTCAGGATAATTCTCATACAACAAAGCAATGTCGAGTGGAAGTGGCATCTTTCTCTTCCTTATAGCAGCCATGATAACCTGAAAAATTTGAACTATGGGACTTCCAGTGCTTTTCTTATATCTGTATCTCTTGGTCCCTGAAAGAAACACCAAGATGGCTATCACAAATGAAATGGAACATATTCCATAGGCCAAGCTTCTGTCCACTTGGTCTTGTATGTAGACAAGGACAGTGACTGCCATCAAAGTTCCAGTGctaatgaagaagaaaaatctaTTGAAGAAATAGGCCATCTGCGCTTTCTCTTTGTCATCTTTCTCATCAAATTGATCAGTTCCAAATCCTGAAACACTTGATTTCAGCCCACCAATCCCTAatgcaattatatataaagCCAAGTAAAGAAATCCCATTTGAAATTCATCGGCTTGTTTGCAGTTGTTGTTGGCAGCAGTTATGTCACAATGAGGTGGGCGCAGCTGCGGCAATTTTACTGATATCGCTAATGCAACTATGCCCTGTACATAAAAGAAGAGTATATCATATAAAAATCATCATTAATCTTTGATAAATTGGGAACTAAAAACTGAAAAAGTGCTCACCAATGTTTGTATTGAAGCAAAGATTGCAATGGTCTTGTATCTGCCAAGAAAGGAATCCGCAAAGAAGCCTCCCAGCAAGCATAGGAGGAAGGATGTGCCTATGAAGTCTGTGACAATATTTGCTGAAGTTGAGCTTGGCAAATGCATTGTATCAACTAGGTACGTCACCAGGTTTACTGCTATTCCCATAGTTGATAGCCTTTCAGATATTTCAATTCCTATAACAAGTCATTTTAGTCAAGAAATTAGTTAACACCTTGGTGAATGATGACACATGAGGGTGTTTCATTAAAAGCTAAGATTAATATATGTTAAACTCTTGGGTTGACTAccatttgaattttgaatatGCTTGAGGAACATTATTTATGCTAAACCCCCAGAACATTATGACTACCATTTAAATGCATGCATAACTCcctcattatttttttttttaaaaaaagtaTGCTAAACCCCCATCACCTTTGCATGAACCACTTACTTATGCTGAACAAAACCTTGTAACAGATCAGTCCCTCAAGTGTCATGAAAGACAATAGAACAAGTATATACAAACCTAGTATTAGCACGGCGGCAACCCAACCGCCAGTTCTGGACTTATCAGCAGGAAACCCTTTATAGTCCAGAGCATCAGCGGCAGTCCAACTCATTTTCTCCTCCTGAAGATCAAAACAGACAGCAATGTAGTTGTGTTTAGATTCAGTATGGTTAACATGGTTCCCAGGAagaaatttctatttttgtttCAGTTAAGGGAAAGAGAGCTAGATTACCAACCATGTTTCAAACACTGGCCGGGAAATTCAACGAGGAAGCAGTTGTAGCTAGCTGGTGAATAAAACTACAGAACTCACAACTTTCTTGGGTTTGGCAAGAGCTTTCCCCCCTTTTATAGGCAAGAGGTGTAATGCAAACACATAAAAAGTGACTCTCCACTACTACCTCAAGTGAAAAGACTGATTGCTGGTTGTTATGATAAAGCTTTACTGGCTAGAGATTAGTCTTATCCCAAAACATTAGTGGAAGCAGGTTTCTTGACTGATtgaaattttgttttgattcgAACAGTATAAGGTTTACTTTGGTTGTGAAGCTGGTTAATGTGATCCACagatatatatagaagaatCTACCTTAGCTACGTATATACATAACCCTCTATTACTCTATAAGTGCTTTTTCTGTCCCACAATAAGATTAGCGCAATTCATGTTAATTTCTTTCAAATCAAAGCTTCCTTCGATCTTAAACTAGTCATGGACCGGATCAATTAACTGCAGAAATTCAAGCATTCTAGAATGGTCCTCATAAGGGTTAAAGGTGATTACAATGGTCTTCATGCTGAAA
This genomic interval from Argentina anserina chromosome 1, drPotAnse1.1, whole genome shotgun sequence contains the following:
- the LOC126788234 gene encoding protein NRT1/ PTR FAMILY 6.2-like, whose translation is MEEKMSWTAADALDYKGFPADKSRTGGWVAAVLILGIEISERLSTMGIAVNLVTYLVDTMHLPSSTSANIVTDFIGTSFLLCLLGGFFADSFLGRYKTIAIFASIQTLGIVALAISVKLPQLRPPHCDITAANNNCKQADEFQMGFLYLALYIIALGIGGLKSSVSGFGTDQFDEKDDKEKAQMAYFFNRFFFFISTGTLMAVTVLVYIQDQVDRSLAYGICSISFVIAILVFLSGTKRYRYKKSTGSPIVQIFQVIMAAIRKRKMPLPLDIALLYENYPEASRIAHTDQFCFLDKAAIATEEDFERNAPAGSVPNPWKLCSVTRVEEVKMMVKLLPIWATTIMFWTIYAQMLTFSVEQASTMERSIGKFQIPAGSLTVFFVLAILITLAFNDRVIMPVWKKFKGQPGFTNLQRIAIGLVLSTLGMAAAAVTERKRLSVAKEMRAMSTGPLPISVYLLIPQFFLVGSGEAFIYTGQLDFFITQSPKGMKTMSTGLFLSTLALGFFVSSFLVSIVRRVTGSKDGQGWLADNINRGKLDYFYALLSVLSFINFVAYLVCGRWYKPRKHTKTSNGFSAEDRC
- the LOC126782602 gene encoding probable sugar phosphate/phosphate translocator At2g25520 codes for the protein MALSDGVVKKVLLSYAYVAIWIFLSFTVIVYNKYILDRKLYNWPFPISLTMIHMAFCSSLAYLLVKVLKLVEPVSMSRDLYLRSVVPIGALYALSLWFSNSAYIFLSVSFIQMLKALMPVAVYSIGILVKKDPFKSDTMVNMLSISLGVAVAAYGEAKFNSWGVSLQLLAVVFEATRLVLIQILLNAKGISLNPITSLYYVAPCCFAFLCIPWIAVEFPVLKETSSFHFDFVIFGTNSLCAFALNLAVFLLVGKTSALTMNVAGVVKDWLLIAFSWSVIKDTVTPINLIGYLIAFFGVAYYNHAKLQALKAAEAQKKAHQDNVEAGKLLEERDEDGKKNETQD